CGACGGCGACGCGCTGATGGGGCGAAACTACGATTTCAAAAACAACACTTCGGCGATGCTGGTCTACGCAACGCTGAAAGACGGCTACAAATCGGTCGCTTTCGCCGCGCTTGACAACCTCATGGCCAATGCTCCCGATCAAAGCCTCAAAGCCAAACTCTCATGCCTGGCCGCTCCCTTCGTCTGTCTCGACGGCGTCAACGAAAAGGGCGTCTCCATCGCAGTGCTGACGCTCGACAGCCCGCCGACGCGCCAGCACACCGGCAAGCCTGTCATCGCCACCACGCTGGCCATTCGCCTCGTGCTCGACAAGGCGGCCAGCACCGCCGAGGCGGTCAAGCTGCTGGAAGCTTACGACATGTTCGCCACCAGCGGACGCGATTATCATTTCTACATCACCGATGCCGCCGGCGACGGCCGCGTCGTCGAGTTCGACTGTCTCGACGAAAAGCGTCCGCTTGTCGCCACGCCCATGCGCGCCATCACGAATTTTTACGCGCTCTACAAGGACAAAGTGCTGCCCTATCAGAAGAACGGCGTATTCGGACGCGGCCGCGAGCGCTACGACACCATCGAGAAGATCCTTACCGAGCACGAGAACAACGTCACGCCGCAGATCGCC
This sequence is a window from Pyramidobacter sp. YE332. Protein-coding genes within it:
- a CDS encoding carcinine hydrolase/isopenicillin-N N-acyltransferase family protein, which gives rise to MGRNYDFKNNTSAMLVYATLKDGYKSVAFAALDNLMANAPDQSLKAKLSCLAAPFVCLDGVNEKGVSIAVLTLDSPPTRQHTGKPVIATTLAIRLVLDKAASTAEAVKLLEAYDMFATSGRDYHFYITDAAGDGRVVEFDCLDEKRPLVATPMRAITNFYALYKDKVLPYQKNGVFGRGRERYDTIEKILTEHENNVTPQIAWKALIDASQAPKEGT